TCCGGAACTGATGCACTTCTCTTACGAGCGTTACCTAGAGAATAAAATTCGTGCAGCATTTGATTTCGAGGGGACACCCATTCGGATATTCACACGGCGTAAGTCTGATGAAAGTTAGGTGAGGTACGTTTGTTGCTGCAAATTTTTGCAATCATCATGAGCTATCTTCTGGGTTCCATTAGTTTCAGTGTTTTACTCGCTAAAATGCTCAAGGGGATTGATATCCGTCAGCATGGGAGTGGAAACGCTGGTGCTACCAATACGCTACGCATATTAGGAAAAGGGCCTGCAATTATTGTGCTCTGTCTAGATGTTATAAAAGGTATAGTGGCTGTGTGGATTGGAAAGTGGCTTGGCGGAGACAGTACATGGATTCCTGCTTTATGTGGGATTGCTGCTATCATTGGGCATAACTGGCCAGTATATTTCCATTTTCGTGGGGGAAAAGGTATTGCTACTACCATCGGCGTGATGGTAACATTTAGCTTTATACCTGCCTTATACGCAGGTATAATCGCTATTTTAATTATTTTGGTTACTAGGTATGTTTCACTTGGATCATTAGTATTT
The nucleotide sequence above comes from Paenibacillus sp. IHBB 10380. Encoded proteins:
- the plsY gene encoding glycerol-3-phosphate 1-O-acyltransferase PlsY, producing MLLQIFAIIMSYLLGSISFSVLLAKMLKGIDIRQHGSGNAGATNTLRILGKGPAIIVLCLDVIKGIVAVWIGKWLGGDSTWIPALCGIAAIIGHNWPVYFHFRGGKGIATTIGVMVTFSFIPALYAGIIAILIILVTRYVSLGSLVFVALTPVFLLILGGYAASIFWTSLIICLFAFWRHRGNIVKIARGCENKIGSRGSSKRGKQGV